The Hymenobacter sp. 5317J-9 genome has a window encoding:
- the ruvA gene encoding Holliday junction branch migration protein RuvA codes for MIAYLDGKLAYKDATLAIVDILGVGYEVRISLATYSKLPAEGAATKIYTYQHIKEDGQTLYGFLDPNEKALFMQLISVSGIGPGTGIVMVSSMSVGEIRDAIVHENVRAIQAIKGVGPKTAQRVILELKDKLRKDELLAKAGVDTVPLARQHNTHRAEALQALVTLGFARAAAEKQLDQIQQKHGSDLSVEELIKFALKSH; via the coding sequence ATGATTGCCTACCTCGACGGTAAATTAGCTTACAAAGATGCCACCCTTGCCATCGTCGACATCCTCGGCGTGGGCTACGAAGTTCGCATTTCGCTGGCCACGTACTCGAAGCTGCCGGCCGAGGGTGCGGCCACCAAAATCTACACCTACCAGCACATCAAGGAGGACGGGCAGACGCTGTACGGCTTTCTGGACCCCAACGAGAAAGCGCTGTTTATGCAGCTGATTTCGGTGTCGGGCATCGGGCCGGGCACGGGCATTGTGATGGTGAGCAGCATGAGCGTGGGCGAAATCCGCGACGCCATCGTGCACGAGAACGTGCGGGCCATTCAGGCCATCAAAGGCGTGGGGCCCAAGACGGCCCAGCGCGTGATTCTGGAACTCAAAGACAAGCTGCGCAAAGACGAGCTGCTAGCCAAAGCCGGCGTCGACACCGTGCCCTTGGCCCGCCAGCACAATACGCACCGCGCCGAAGCGTTGCAGGCTCTGGTGACCCTGGGCTTTGCGCGGGCCGCCGCCGAGAAGCAACTGGACCAGATTCAGCAGAAACACGGCAGCGACCTGAGCGTGGAGGAATTGATTAAATTTGCTTTGAAGTCGCATTGA